The Candidatus Zixiibacteriota bacterium genome includes a window with the following:
- the ccsA gene encoding cytochrome c biogenesis protein CcsA, whose product MEVILLKITAILYLVAAVSYVFYVAFRNANSRIPAVALGAGFTVHSAALAAHFLREGYPAVTQLSDALSFKSWLMIAAYLVIQLKYSVNVLGCIVTPLAFLMSLAGFAFGSQGAEVPPALKTFWLPLHVTLASLGNAVFALAFAVSLMYLAQERRLKHKKVTALMKRLPSLESLDRLNSVLLFWGFPFMTLGIITGSIWAGIHWGDYWSWDPRQITSGLAWLFYGALLHGRVTAGLRGRKAALLTVFGFVVVLGYFLWGDALFPSRHGGRFD is encoded by the coding sequence TCTTTTACGTTGCCTTTAGAAACGCCAACTCGAGGATTCCCGCCGTCGCCCTGGGGGCCGGTTTCACTGTCCACAGCGCTGCGCTCGCGGCCCATTTCTTGCGTGAGGGATATCCCGCAGTCACCCAACTGAGCGACGCGCTTTCCTTCAAGAGCTGGCTCATGATCGCGGCCTATCTCGTGATCCAGCTCAAATATTCGGTGAACGTCCTGGGCTGCATCGTGACGCCGCTGGCGTTTCTCATGTCGCTTGCGGGCTTTGCTTTCGGCAGCCAGGGTGCGGAGGTCCCTCCCGCGCTGAAAACCTTCTGGCTGCCCCTTCATGTCACCCTGGCGTCTTTGGGGAATGCGGTGTTCGCGCTCGCTTTCGCGGTAAGCCTGATGTATCTGGCGCAGGAGCGGAGGCTCAAGCACAAGAAGGTCACCGCGCTGATGAAACGCCTGCCGTCCCTGGAGTCGCTGGATCGCCTGAACTCGGTGCTGCTCTTCTGGGGCTTTCCCTTCATGACGCTCGGCATCATCACGGGCAGTATCTGGGCCGGGATCCACTGGGGCGACTACTGGTCCTGGGACCCGCGGCAGATCACGTCAGGCCTTGCATGGCTCTTCTACGGGGCTCTGCTTCACGGCCGCGTCACCGCCGGCCTGCGAGGCCGCAAGGCCGCCCTGCTGACCGTTTTCGGCTTCGTAGTCGTGTTGGGCTACTTCCTCTGGGGGGACGCGCTCTTTCCGAGCCGCCACGGAGGACGGTTCGACTGA